GAATCTTATCCAAAGCAGCACCTGTTTTCTTCATATCAACATTTTCTGCTGTGTGAAGTTCTTTTGCGAGATTTGTAGCTGCATTGCTCATATAAATCTGCTGCTTCTGCTGAGTAAGATTAGCACGGATATAATCATAAACTGTAACAGTTGTTTCAGGCTGAACCAAATCACCGATAGCAAGCATCTTTGCATCGTATTTCTTGATTACGCTGATAAAGCGATAATCTGTTGAAGTTTCTTCAACCTCAGAGGTATATCCTTCACCCTGCTGGAAAACCAACATAAGATTCTGAAGAGGCATCTGCAAACCACTTGCTGCAGCTTCAGTCTTAGGGAATACACCAAGTCCAGCCTTGAAGCCAGAATTATCTGCCTGAGACTGAACTGCAATCTGTTCTGCAGTAAGAGCCTTAGTAGTGTATTTTGTATAGAAATCAGTTGCTTTCTGCTTTGCAGCTTCAGGATTATTATCTTTTGGAACGATTACAACAAGCATTTTAATCATATCATTCCATACGAATGAAGATTTATTGCTTTCATAAGCCATTCTGATTTCTTCATCAGTAGCTGCAACCTTCTGAAGTTCAGCCTGATTCTTCTGAACAACATACTGCTGCATCAAAAGAACATTCTTAAGGTGTTTCTTATAATCAGCCTTATTCATTCCGGTCTGTTCCAAAAGAACTTCATCCAGAGTTTTACCCTGCTGCTTTTTAAGAATATCTTCAAGGTCTTTTTCTGAAACATTTACACCAAGTGACTGACTCATAGACTGTGCAAAATACTGATCTACAGAGCTGTCTGCTACAGAAATACCTGCCTTAGCTGCAGCCTGAACAATCAAAGCTTCCTCAATCAATGTATCAAGCACCTGTTTTCTTTCTTCAACTGTAAGAGTTCTGTTAATCTGCTTCTCATAAGTTGTACATCTTACCTTAAGCTGCCTGAGAGTAATGGATTCATTCTTATTAAGTTTTACAACTGCGAGAGGCTGCAAATCTGCCTGTGCAAACATTGCAAAAGTTGCAAACATTAAGATTGAAAGAACTGAAATAATTTTTTTCATTTTATAATCCTTAAAATATTTAGTATCAGTTTTGTTTGTCCATATAATATAACAATGGAACTGTCGGAAAGTTACTACTTATCCAGAGGAAGCCCACCGCTGATTACAGCACGGATACGACGAACACCAGCTGAGCTTGACTGTTCCTTCTGAATCTTGAAGTCACCAATCTGAGCTGTGTGCTGAACGTGTGGTCCACCACAAACTTCCTTACTGAACCAGTCTGATTTAGCGTCGCGGCCAATTGTGTAAACCTTAACGTCTTCACCATACTTGTTAGTAAAGAGAGCGCGTGCACCTTCTGCTTTAGCCTTGTCGAGTGGCATAACTTCCATAGTAACAGGAAGGTCTTCCTTAATCTTTTCGTTTACGATGTCCTCAACCTTCTGAATTTCTTCTTTAGTCATTGGACGTTCGAAAGTGAAGTCAAAACGCATACGCTCGTTGTTGATATTTGAACCTTTCTGAGCAACCTGGTCGCCGAGAACGTTTACCAGAGCCTGCTGCAAAAGGTGTGTTGCAGTGTGATATTTTGTTGTAACTTCAGACTGTTCAGCAAGACCACCCTTAGCTGCTCCTGCATCAACTGTCTTTGAAGCTTCCTGGTGCTTGCGTTCAGCTTCTTTAAAGCCTTCAACGTCAACAGTAAATCCGTTTTCTGCACCAAGCTCCTGAGTAAGCTCAAGAGGATAGCCATATGTTTCGTAAAGATTATAAGCAACCTTTCCGCTGATAATCTTTTTAGGATTCTTCATAAGGTTTGGAAGAAGTTTCTGGAATTCTGCTTCACCCTTCTTGAGGGTAAGACGGAACTTTGCTTCCTCTGCAGTAAGTTCTTTGTAAACCTTTTCGCGGTTTGCTTCGAGTTCCGGGTAAGGTCCCTTGAAGTTTTCGATTACTGTAGCAGCAATTTCTGCCATAAAGTCTTTTTCGATACCGAGCTTCATTCCGTGGCGAACTGCACGGCGGATAAGACGGCGGAGAACGTAACCAGCACCTACACGGTCTGGAGTAACTCCTCTCTGGTCTCCAAGGATAAATACAGAAGAACGAGTATGGTCAGCAATAATACGAACTGACTTATCTTTTTCTTCGTCTGTACCATATGTGTAGCCTGAAAGGACTTCAATTGTCTTAATGATTGGCTGGAAAACTTCTGTAAGGTAAACAGATGTCTTTCCCTGGAGAATACAGTTTGTACGCTCAAGTCCCATACCTGTATCAACGTTCTTTTTCTCGAGCGGAAGAAGTGTTTTTTCGTCAACGCGGTTGTACTGCATGAATACGTTGTTCCAGATTTCCATCCAGTTTCCGCTGTCTGTACCTTTATTTGAACCTACAGGTGGGAGACCTTCTCCAACCCAGTAGAAAATTTCTGTATCCGGACCACAAGGACCTGTTGGACCTGCTGCCCACCAGTTATCTGATGCTGGAAGATATGCAATCTTATCCTCTGGCATTCCATTATCTTTCCAGATCTGAGCTGCTTCTTCATCGCGAGGAGCGTTTTCATCACCTGCAAATACAGTTACAGAAATCTTTTTAGGATCAAGGGCAAGCCACTGTGGACTTGTAAGGAATTCATAAGAATAAGCAATAGATTCTTTCTTGAAATAATCACCAAGTGACCAGTTTCCAAGCATTTCAAAACATGTAAGATGACTTGGATCACCTACTTCTTCAATATCGCCTGTACGGATACACTTCTGATAGTCTGTGAGACGGGTTCCCGATGGATGCTTTTCACCAAGAAGATAAGGAACGAGAGGGTGCATACCCGCCATTGTAAACAAAACAGATGGGTCATTTTCAGGAATTAAAGACTGACCCGAAATCTCAACATGATTTTTACTTTTAAAAAACTCAATATATTTTGAGCGAAGTTCATTAGCGTTCATAAACTTGTATTATATTGAAAAAATTGTTATTTGAAAAGTAGTTGCCTATAACCTTCGGTACTCAATCACTGGTGTTTCTACTGAGTACATACGACCTGCCCTCTACCGCAAAGCAGTCGGTAGAAGTAAGCTTAACCGGAGTAAAAGTTATTGTATTGTAATCGGTAACAACTTTTTCGACAGTTTTTCTTTTTACAGTTTCTGTAATTACCTTTGTTCCAAATTCCATAGAATAATTTTCAGCAAGAATAGAACCTTCTGTATCCGAACGGAACTGAATTACGTTATAACTGCCGATTTTTTCGATAGAATAAATACCAGCTTCAGAAAGCCCACCATTTAATAGAGAATATTTATACTCTCCAAACTTCAATGTAACAGTAGAATCAGCAGTAGTCCAGTTATCACCCTTCTGAAGTTCTTTCATATAACTATCTTTTTCTGTTGAAGCGGCAAAGTCTCCAAAGGTATCCTGAAGAGCCATCTTCTTATAGTTTCCATCCCACTGTGTATTTTCACTGATAATAAGGTTGATATCATCGCGCAGGGTAATTTTGATTTCATCAGTATTTATGAGAGAAATATCAAAACGGCGGTGAAGGTTCATGATATCTGCATTTACAGCAGTCAGATAGATTCCGTTATGGCGAAGCTTACTGTCTTCCCACTCGTAAACTTCCTGAATATCTTTATAAAGCTGAATGATTTCTGTATCAGGATAATTGAAATACATATAACGGATATTTCCGTCTGTATTTGAAGTTTTATACCAGAGTCCGTCAAGGAAGGCTGCAAAAGTTTCTACAGTACCATCCTGAATGCGGGAAAGCTCAGTCGCAGCAAGACGGCCGGCTGTTACGTTTATTTCACGAACAAGTTCATATTTCTGTGAAGAAGGATTCCATTTATATTCCTGCTGGATCTGATTCTGGCCAACTGCAGGCTTATCTTTATCTGCATTAGCAGCATCCTTTGGAATATCCGATTTATAAACCCATACAGAAAAACTTTCACCTTTTGACATGGCAAGTGCATATGATTCAGAACGTTCAGTCTGCTGAATAAACACAGTTCCATCACACGAAAAATCACCAATATTTCTAAGATAATTTTTTCCATGTTCTTTTGAACACAAATAGATTTTCATCACATAATTGCCGTCATCAGCAAGTCCCTGATATATAAGGGCATTTTTATGTTCACCAGTAACATCCATTCCCATATAAGAGAAGGTTCGGGTTCGGGTAAACTGTGTCTCAATAGGTTCAAGTCGTTCATAAAGTCCAGATTCAGAATCTATAAGCGCCGCAACAATCCAGAGATTCTGCGAACTTGCCTTACGAACGATGATTACTTCATCATCATAACCATCATTATTTATATCTATTGTAAGTGCACTGATTAAAGTTTCTCCGGAATATAAAGGAACGAAAGTTTCATATTTTTCTGTTTCTATTGAAGAAGAGGAAGCTTCATTTTCTGAATTAGCAGATGAAGAAGATTTTGGAGTAACGATGCGTGCTCTCGTAGAAGATTTATCTTCCTTTGTCAGCATCTTTTTAGAAACAAAGAATACACCTGCAATTAAAGCCGCCGCAAGCACAAATAAAACCGGCACTGTTCTAGACTTCATACTTATTAAATATATTGTGAATTGCGGAATTTCTCAAGGTGTGATTTTTTTATTCCTTTCTAAGGATTTTTCAGTCTAATAAAAAACCGGATAGATTTCATTTCTACCCGGTTTTTATTTTTTTAGACTTTATTCTACACTAAGAACCTTCATTTTTTTGGTCCAGGTGGAAGAAGCGTCGGTGAGTTCGCCAGTTACTGTTACAGTCTTACCAGTAAACTCCTGAAGAGTTTTCTTTGTCTCAGCATCAGTTACTTCGAGAATAAATGTTACACGACTTCTAGAATCTGCATTTTCTACAAGTGTAAAACTGTTTCCATTATTAAGCAGTTTACCACTCACAGAAATAGTTTCACCAACATTCTCCTGCGAAAGATATGATGAATTCAAAGACAACTTTGGCTGAAGTGATAAAGTATCATCAACTGCAATATTCTCTTTTACAACTGTTTTCTGAGACTTCTGTTCGTTCTGACTCTTTTGTGCCACATTTGTTTTTGAAGCACAAGAAGTCAAAACGGCTGCTAAAAGCATTAAAGTAAGAATCAGAATCTTTTTCATTCCTGTACTCCAAACCAATAAGAAAGCAATTCGCTCCACTTAGATTCTTTTCCAAACTCAAGGTCTGTCATATACCAATCAGGTAATTTACCCTGTACAATTTTTTTACTGACTGTTGCAAAACCTGCACCACCAATTGTAAGACCATAATAATGATTATAAGTAGATGCATTTGTTGATGAACCTTCAATCAAAGAATAAAAATCATTTGAATCATTTAACATACTGTCTCGCCAGCTGTATTTTACAGCCTGTCCCAAAGCAGTAATTACATTGTCTGCCGCAGTATAAAGCTCTGACCATGCATTTACATTTGTCGTACCATTTATTGAAGTTGCAGAACAATATTTCATCATATCTGCGATGTAGCCAATATCATAAAGCCAGACATACGATCCCATATAATAGATAGAATCATCTATATAATATTGTGTTGAAGTATTATTTGTTACAAACAGTTTTTCTGCATTTGTATAACGCATTAAATACTTAACATAATCAGCTTCATTAGAAGTATCTGTTAGGCTAATAAATCCGTTAGATGCAAGTTTCACTTTCTTTGCTCTTCCTTCAGTAGATAACAATACATCGCATAAAGAATCAATAGTTGTTTTTACATTATCAACCTCATTAAGGTCAGTAATAGTAAAGGTAGTCATTCCTAAATGTCCCTGCCACTCCAGACTATATTTTTGGCTGTCATTTAAGCTACTGTAATAATTGTATTCAGAAGCATTCTGTGTATAATAATTCCAGCGGTCTGACTGACCACCATACTGTGCTTTATAATCTTCTACAATCTGTTTTCCAATGGCATCTATTGTTGTATCTTTCTTGAAAGATTTCATTAAAGCAACATAATTCAAACCATTTCCAGGAATATTATTTGGAGAAGCAGCCAGATATTCTGCATAATTCTTAAACTGATAAGCGTCTTCAAAAGAAGAACCAAGACATACATCCATAAGAATCATGCTTAATTTATTTGAAGCCCCATAACCAACTGTTGCTAAAGCATCAGAAACATCCTTTGTTTTAAGGA
The Treponema bryantii DNA segment above includes these coding regions:
- a CDS encoding pallilysin-related adhesin, encoding MKSRTVPVLFVLAAALIAGVFFVSKKMLTKEDKSSTRARIVTPKSSSSANSENEASSSSIETEKYETFVPLYSGETLISALTIDINNDGYDDEVIIVRKASSQNLWIVAALIDSESGLYERLEPIETQFTRTRTFSYMGMDVTGEHKNALIYQGLADDGNYVMKIYLCSKEHGKNYLRNIGDFSCDGTVFIQQTERSESYALAMSKGESFSVWVYKSDIPKDAANADKDKPAVGQNQIQQEYKWNPSSQKYELVREINVTAGRLAATELSRIQDGTVETFAAFLDGLWYKTSNTDGNIRYMYFNYPDTEIIQLYKDIQEVYEWEDSKLRHNGIYLTAVNADIMNLHRRFDISLINTDEIKITLRDDINLIISENTQWDGNYKKMALQDTFGDFAASTEKDSYMKELQKGDNWTTADSTVTLKFGEYKYSLLNGGLSEAGIYSIEKIGSYNVIQFRSDTEGSILAENYSMEFGTKVITETVKRKTVEKVVTDYNTITFTPVKLTSTDCFAVEGRSYVLSRNTSD
- a CDS encoding SurA N-terminal domain-containing protein; the protein is MKKIISVLSILMFATFAMFAQADLQPLAVVKLNKNESITLRQLKVRCTTYEKQINRTLTVEERKQVLDTLIEEALIVQAAAKAGISVADSSVDQYFAQSMSQSLGVNVSEKDLEDILKKQQGKTLDEVLLEQTGMNKADYKKHLKNVLLMQQYVVQKNQAELQKVAATDEEIRMAYESNKSSFVWNDMIKMLVVIVPKDNNPEAAKQKATDFYTKYTTKALTAEQIAVQSQADNSGFKAGLGVFPKTEAAASGLQMPLQNLMLVFQQGEGYTSEVEETSTDYRFISVIKKYDAKMLAIGDLVQPETTVTVYDYIRANLTQQKQQIYMSNAATNLAKELHTAENVDMKKTGAALDKILDWGN
- a CDS encoding alanine--tRNA ligase produces the protein MNANELRSKYIEFFKSKNHVEISGQSLIPENDPSVLFTMAGMHPLVPYLLGEKHPSGTRLTDYQKCIRTGDIEEVGDPSHLTCFEMLGNWSLGDYFKKESIAYSYEFLTSPQWLALDPKKISVTVFAGDENAPRDEEAAQIWKDNGMPEDKIAYLPASDNWWAAGPTGPCGPDTEIFYWVGEGLPPVGSNKGTDSGNWMEIWNNVFMQYNRVDEKTLLPLEKKNVDTGMGLERTNCILQGKTSVYLTEVFQPIIKTIEVLSGYTYGTDEEKDKSVRIIADHTRSSVFILGDQRGVTPDRVGAGYVLRRLIRRAVRHGMKLGIEKDFMAEIAATVIENFKGPYPELEANREKVYKELTAEEAKFRLTLKKGEAEFQKLLPNLMKNPKKIISGKVAYNLYETYGYPLELTQELGAENGFTVDVEGFKEAERKHQEASKTVDAGAAKGGLAEQSEVTTKYHTATHLLQQALVNVLGDQVAQKGSNINNERMRFDFTFERPMTKEEIQKVEDIVNEKIKEDLPVTMEVMPLDKAKAEGARALFTNKYGEDVKVYTIGRDAKSDWFSKEVCGGPHVQHTAQIGDFKIQKEQSSSAGVRRIRAVISGGLPLDK